In Gemmatimonadota bacterium, the following are encoded in one genomic region:
- a CDS encoding glycoside hydrolase family 32 protein: MTNDTLYRETLRPQFHFTAKKHWINDPNGLVYHDGEYHLYFQHTPESMVHGRTTWGHAVSTDLVHWKQLHTAALDVDETGWMWSGSAAVDHENTGGFREGDTPPLIAFYTAGGERMFPGKRCIQCIAFSNDRGRSWTKYAGNPVIGHIRAENRDPKVVWHVPTRQWIMTLFMDENDYALFSSPDLKSWKHLQDLTLPGVSECPDFFELPVDGDPSNTRWVFWGASGGYLLGSFDGRTFSPEPDVLQAEQGGNGYAAQTWSDVPAVDGRRIQISWMRDGRYPAMPFNQQMSFPVELSLRTLPDGVRLCREPVREVELLHAGTRNWAAGDLASMAAEQFRRRYQSGEISSYAVTNQREAESRLVLAETGDLFDVRMEIDVDEGKGFAVEVRGHGIAYDAAAQSLSCFGRSADLRSMSGRVKLQFLVDRTSLEIFGNHGELSMSFCFLPAAANHSLALRADNGGVRIVSLTVHELRSAWDVG, translated from the coding sequence ATGACCAACGACACCCTCTATCGCGAAACCCTCCGTCCCCAGTTTCATTTCACGGCGAAGAAGCACTGGATCAACGATCCCAACGGACTGGTGTATCACGACGGGGAGTACCACCTCTACTTCCAGCATACCCCGGAAAGCATGGTGCATGGCCGCACGACCTGGGGACACGCGGTCAGCACGGACCTGGTGCACTGGAAGCAGCTCCATACCGCCGCGCTGGACGTGGACGAAACGGGATGGATGTGGTCGGGGTCCGCGGCGGTGGATCACGAGAATACCGGAGGATTCCGGGAAGGAGACACGCCGCCGCTGATCGCGTTTTACACGGCGGGCGGAGAAAGGATGTTCCCCGGCAAACGGTGTATCCAGTGCATCGCTTTCAGCAATGACCGGGGCCGTTCCTGGACGAAATACGCGGGCAATCCGGTCATCGGGCATATCAGGGCGGAAAACCGGGATCCTAAGGTGGTCTGGCACGTCCCGACCAGGCAGTGGATCATGACCCTGTTCATGGACGAAAACGACTATGCCCTGTTCTCGTCCCCGGACCTGAAGTCGTGGAAGCACCTGCAGGACCTGACCCTGCCCGGCGTGTCCGAGTGCCCCGATTTCTTCGAACTGCCGGTGGACGGCGATCCTTCAAACACGCGGTGGGTATTCTGGGGCGCGAGCGGCGGCTATCTGCTGGGTAGTTTCGATGGCCGGACCTTCTCACCGGAACCGGACGTTCTCCAGGCGGAGCAGGGCGGCAACGGTTACGCCGCGCAGACGTGGAGCGACGTCCCGGCGGTGGACGGCAGACGGATCCAGATCTCCTGGATGCGGGATGGCAGGTACCCAGCCATGCCCTTCAACCAGCAGATGTCCTTCCCGGTGGAACTGTCGCTGAGGACGCTCCCGGACGGCGTCCGGCTCTGCAGGGAACCCGTCAGGGAAGTCGAACTGCTTCACGCGGGGACGCGCAACTGGGCTGCCGGGGACCTGGCAAGCATGGCGGCCGAACAGTTCCGCAGGCGGTACCAGTCCGGGGAGATCAGCAGCTATGCGGTGACGAACCAGCGCGAGGCGGAAAGCCGGCTCGTCCTGGCGGAAACGGGCGACCTCTTCGACGTCCGAATGGAGATCGATGTTGACGAGGGGAAGGGGTTCGCCGTCGAAGTGCGAGGCCACGGCATCGCATACGACGCAGCCGCACAGAGTTTGTCCTGTTTCGGAAGAAGCGCGGACCTGCGTTCCATGAGCGGGCGGGTGAAACTCCAGTTCCTGGTCGACCGCACCTCCCTGGAGATCTTCGGCAACCACGGCGAGCTGTCCATGTCCTTCTGCTTCCTGCCGGCCGCGGCCAACCACAGCCTGGCGCTTCGAGCGGATAACGGCGGCGTGCGCATCGTCTCGCTGACCGTACACGAACTCCGGTCTGCCTGGGATGTCGGGTAA
- a CDS encoding D-cysteine desulfhydrase family protein: MPTPLSKAIEKFPRVRLGHAPTPLESAPRLGTSLGIELWIKRDDCTGLAMGGNKVRQIEFPLGEARSQGADTLLITSAVQSNYVRVAAAAGRKLGMEVHVQLEERVPDVDALYRASGNVLLDRLFGAKLHTFPVGEDEAAADASLDLLAQSLADEGRRPYVIHLAPFHPPLGALGYVLAAEEILAQARDLDLEFDAVVSPTGSAMTHAGLLVGLRSLGKEVPVYGICVRRDGGSQMARVRQVASELAAMIERPEVFDGDDVQAFDGVLAPGYGRLNDAVREAIAMAARQEGLLLDPVYTGKTMAGLIDHVRSGVIAAGGRVLFIHTGGLPAIFAYGDELGPWLSVVPWNRADPDR; this comes from the coding sequence ATGCCCACTCCACTATCCAAAGCCATCGAAAAGTTCCCGCGAGTCCGGCTCGGCCACGCGCCTACGCCGCTGGAGTCCGCGCCGCGCCTGGGTACGTCCCTAGGCATCGAGCTGTGGATCAAGCGCGACGACTGCACGGGTTTGGCCATGGGCGGCAACAAGGTCCGCCAGATCGAGTTTCCCCTCGGCGAAGCACGATCCCAGGGCGCCGACACCCTGCTGATCACCAGCGCGGTGCAGTCGAACTACGTCCGCGTGGCCGCCGCTGCCGGACGCAAGCTTGGCATGGAAGTCCACGTACAGCTGGAAGAACGGGTGCCCGACGTGGACGCGCTTTACCGGGCATCCGGAAACGTGCTGCTCGACCGGCTCTTCGGCGCGAAGCTGCATACCTTCCCGGTCGGTGAGGACGAGGCCGCGGCGGACGCGTCGCTGGACCTTCTCGCCCAATCGCTCGCGGACGAAGGCCGGCGGCCCTACGTGATCCATCTCGCTCCCTTCCATCCGCCGCTCGGCGCGCTCGGCTACGTGCTCGCCGCCGAAGAGATCCTGGCGCAGGCCCGAGACCTCGACCTGGAATTCGACGCCGTGGTCAGTCCCACGGGCAGCGCGATGACCCACGCGGGGCTGCTGGTGGGCCTCCGGTCCTTGGGCAAGGAGGTACCGGTGTATGGCATCTGCGTGCGGCGCGATGGCGGCAGTCAGATGGCGCGGGTGAGGCAGGTCGCGTCGGAACTGGCGGCGATGATCGAGCGGCCGGAAGTGTTCGATGGGGACGACGTCCAGGCATTCGACGGGGTGCTCGCGCCGGGCTATGGCCGGCTCAACGACGCGGTGCGCGAGGCGATCGCCATGGCGGCCCGGCAGGAGGGATTGCTCCTCGACCCGGTGTACACGGGCAAGACGATGGCGGGCCTGATCGACCATGTGCGTTCAGGGGTGATCGCAGCGGGCGGCCGCGTACTTTTCATCCATACCGGTGGTCTGCCGGCCATCTTCGCTTATGGGGACGAGCTCGGTCCATGGCTGTCGGTAGTGCCCTGGAATAGGGCGGATCCGGACCGTTAG
- a CDS encoding phytanoyl-CoA dioxygenase family protein — translation MVDLGFFKQNGYVNLGQPFSAEELSRFIELYDRDRSETNYFWRPIAFDGHQSVNCEPLISTPEFDGLIRHPSLIAAIETILEGPSCLAEACLRHMAPHEGGPVEVWHRDSRHMSDRPYRCGYLHMMLYLSDVSEDTHCFSISPEPCDGLILEIEEQVQERGKVHLHGPAGTVILFNLSVVHAATVRKTPHERKSVQVYYGHRDGPVLSQHTTIPTALWRDHLDPEVRGFYSLLNNRSRLFAEAFG, via the coding sequence GTGGTCGATCTCGGATTCTTCAAACAAAACGGCTACGTAAATCTCGGACAGCCTTTTTCCGCGGAAGAGCTTAGCCGCTTCATCGAACTGTACGACCGCGACCGATCGGAAACGAATTACTTCTGGCGGCCCATCGCCTTCGACGGGCATCAGAGCGTAAACTGCGAGCCGCTGATTTCCACGCCGGAATTCGACGGGCTGATCCGCCACCCGTCGCTTATCGCCGCCATCGAGACCATCCTCGAAGGACCCAGTTGCCTCGCGGAGGCCTGTCTGCGCCACATGGCGCCGCACGAGGGCGGCCCGGTGGAGGTCTGGCACCGGGACAGCAGGCATATGTCCGACCGGCCTTATCGGTGCGGCTACCTCCACATGATGCTATACCTGTCCGACGTAAGCGAAGACACCCACTGCTTTTCCATATCACCGGAACCCTGCGACGGGCTCATCCTTGAAATCGAGGAACAGGTCCAAGAGCGGGGCAAGGTTCACCTACACGGTCCGGCCGGCACGGTCATACTCTTCAACCTGTCCGTGGTCCACGCCGCCACCGTGCGAAAAACCCCGCACGAACGCAAGTCCGTTCAGGTCTATTACGGCCATCGGGACGGCCCCGTCCTTAGCCAGCACACTACCATCCCCACAGCTCTCTGGCGCGATCACCTCGATCCGGAAGTACGCGGTTTCTACAGCCTGCTGAACAATCGCTCGCGGTTGTTCGCCGAGGCGTTCGGCTAA